The genomic interval ggaggaggtagcaGCGGTTGGAGTGAGGGCAAGTGGAAGCTTCATCTCACAGAGAGAGCGGAGTTCCAGTATTCACAAAGAGAGCTGGATGTGACTGATGTATTCCTGACCAGATCTAGCCGAGGGAACAGGGTGGGGTGCATGTACATTCGCTGTGCCCCCAATGccaggtgagacacacaccATCCTCTGAACACCTTGAGAATGAAGACACAGATCACACTCATGTAtctctgtgctttgtgtgtCCTTTTAATAGGACAGCTTGCCTTTCCTTTCTCTGAACTATCTTTTGTCACAAATGTTTTCCCATCAACTCGGGGTTTCCCAGTTCAGCAGTGTCCCTATTTAGCCTGAGCCAGCTTCCTaacttccttcttctttcttcttcctcctttgtcTCTCAGGTTTACAGTGTTGTTTTCCCATGGCAATGCAGTAGACCTGGGTCAGATGAGCAGCTTCTACATTGGTTTAGGCACACGCATCAACTGCAACATCTTTTCTTACGATTACTCAGGCTACGGTGTTAGCACCGGCAAGCCCTCTGAGAAGAACCTATATGCTGACATCGATGCTGCCTGGCACGCCCTGCGCTCCCGGTAAGCAAGCAGAAACTGTCCATTCCCATCCACACAGAATCCAAAAGGAACAGCCAACAAGCACCAAATGCCAGTGAAAGTGTCTTTGGTAAATAAATCAGCAAGGGCTACTCGCATCTCTGGCCAGTAACTTTTTGTGAAATTAACATTTGGTTGGCTCAGTTAAATACAAACTCTCTCCCTGCTGACCACAGTACCGTCTCTGACTATCAGCCAGTCATATGAAAGCTAAGCAATGGCTCTCTATCTATAAGATAGATTGGCTGTCGCATACTGTGCTCTGCATGAAGCCTCAGCATCTAAAATTTGGAGAAATATTCCTCTTGTTTATCGGCTGCCAGCATGGTAAATAAGCCTAATATCAGCAGAAACTTCACATTCCCAGGTGGCAAAAACAGAGGAACTTTGAGGCCACTAAAAAAAATTAAGACGACAACTCAAAAGACTAAATCTGAATTTATCTCACACAGTCCCTGATTCTGTGCTTGAAGGCATAGTTTGGATTTTTTGAATTGGGGTTGTAttaggtacttatccatagttagtgtgtataacatgtaacctacagtagatggcggtagGCCTGctcccagtttggagaagcagatgCGACTAAAGGCACTGAAGTAAAGCAAATGTTCTGCTGTGTACGGGGGCAACAAAACATAGTTTAGACTCAgatcagtttaagtgtatgcTATACTTAGAATATTGTCACCGCATTACCTTGCAGTTGAAGACCTTtccgacggggaactgaagccgttttATGCTCTCTTCACAGACACCAGACTCCTtagacaaaaacagtaattttacctcgcagaataCGAGGGTCGCTGGTCTGCCGCTGCTGGTTAGttaatttgtgttattgtgtgactgattTAAAGGTTTAATTCAGATTCACCAGAGACACcataacacaaacaaagctaCCGATCGAGGCTGCGGTAGAtcagcaactcctgtgttctgcaaggGGAAATGCATAGATGGATATAACAGATCTTACAGCACTGTACAGCAAGGTCAAGCAGTAAAACAATATTCTAAATTTAGCATACACTttaactgatattgattttttttaaggcGGACCTTTCTTTTTGTCCAACTGTCTGTTTATTCAAACGGCATCTACTGTAGGAAATGCACTCCTGTGGGCTGGACTGAAAGGCATACTGCACTTAATCTGCATAtggaaatgttcacatttgtaCACTGCACATCAGTCCTCTTGCTGTTCTCATACTTGCAGAATAAAAGGGACTCTTGTTTTGGATGTTCTGTACTGAAATCTCTGTGTGATGTTGTCTTAGGTATGGCATCAGCCCTGAGAATATCATCCTGTACGGACAAAGCATCGGCACGGTGCCCACAGTCGACTTGGCGTCCCGGTTTGAGTGTGCTGCTGTGgtcctccactctcctctcacctctggCATGAGAGTGGCTTTCCCCGACACCAAGAAAACATACTGCTTTGATGCCTTCCCTAAGTAAGTGTTTTAACGTATGTCAGTTGAATTTTCAAGtgatttatatttgtaaatacaCCGTTTCGATAGAAATTCTGATAGTCGTTGGGGCTTTGTAGTGCCCCATGGAAGCAGTGTGACCAATGGAGGTTGaatgtaagtcactttggacaaactTTGTCTGATAAATGAACAAGGTTGTGCAATATGACGATATATATTGTGGGACGATAGAAATCCCTTTGAGGCCACACTTTTGTATCTGTGGGCAATGTTGCATATCACTCtgcattatgtttattttatatttgaattccCATCGGGTGTTACCTTGGCAACAACTACTCTTCCTGGGGTTTTTGCTGCATTGGTACCTTTATACGTCAGGTATTAGATTTGCTGGATCAGCCAAAAACATAACTTACCATCAAGTAATTTTGTATCTAGAAATGGTTTCTTAATAACATttctgctatatatatatatatatatatatatatatttatatttatatttatatatatatatatatatatatatttatatatatatatttatatttatatatatatatatatatatatatatatatatatatatataatatattatatatatatatatatatatatatatatatatataatatattatatattatatatatatatatatatatatatatatatatataatatattatatcatatcaagATGTAttcctgtaatgtaatttattatatttagcaatcgataaaataaaaataagactttaGGACTTATGTTGATTGAAATGCATATCGTCATTatactgagaaaaaaaaagtactcTGTTTTCTAAACTTGCCTGGACAGTGCATTAATGGCTTCCATCATTTTTCTTCCAGCATAGAGAAAGTGTCAAAGATCCCGTCTCCAGTGCTCATCATCCACGGTACAGAGGACGAGGTGATCGACTTCTCTCACGGCCTCGCCCTGTTTGAGCGCTGTCCCAAGGCCGTGGAGCCCCTCTGGGTGGAGGGAGCCGGTCACAACGACATTGAGCTTTACAGTCAGTATCTGGAGAGGCTACGGCGCTTCATCAACCAGGACCTGGCTGCACAGCATGCCtgagaaacaaacagcagactcTCTGCGTTTGTATGACTGAGACTGTgcgtatgcatgtgtgtgtgtgtgtgtgtgtgtgagagagagaccgagTGAGAACGTCAGCATGTTTGCAAAGTATGTGTGAGAAATTGACCTAAAACGATGTGTGATATTTTATCACACCTGTGTGTCTTTGAAGCAGCACACCTTTTTATGTTACTTTTCCACACAACATATGTTCAAATCATTTCCTGTTCGAAGAGTGAGAGCGAGTTTTAATATATCAGTAGCTGTGTGGTGAAACGCTAAAAACAAGAACCGAGATTAAACGACTTCACAAATCATGTTTTATACGTGGGGACATTTATGAATTGCAGCTTTGAAATGCGTCACTAACATGAATTAAGAAGTAACAATAATGTGCTTTGTGCAGAAAGGCACACAGATGTAATTTTTAAGTATGACTGAATCAGTGAATGTTTGAGTCATGGATGTGAGCGTCATATCTCCATGGACATGCATGCAcattgtttgtgtgcgtgtgtgtgagagtgtgtgtgtgtgaggcagtgCTAAAAGAAATGAAGGACATCCTGATGACTTGGacagctgcaggtggaggaggctTATTGAGACTTATCAATATTGATGTATGTATGAAGAATACCTCCACAGCTTGACCAGTTCTCTCTCCAGTGGACAAACACGGGTCAAGCATGTGCCCCCCCCATCcccacttcctgtttacctTTTAATGGACAGCCATTTGACTGCCAGGGCATTTCCCAAGTTGTTGTCCAGCTAACACTAAcctattttatttgtgtggttTGGGGGTCCATCTCCTTCCTTTTGGTGTCAGTTATGGTGATACACAAGGACTAGTCTGGAATACTTTCCATACAAGTCATAGCTCGTATGGCTGTTCAGTGTCTCACTTTCCTCTCCCTCATTTTTTGACTCTGAAAAGATCACAGAATGGTCAGCTTCCACTTTATTTGCTGGCTGGGCTGTAGCTTTTGCCTTTACCTGTCCACAGAattgcagcagcaacacacaggGAATTATTTGATTTCCCTGTATTGCTTTTCCCCCATCAGGTCCTACATATTTGTGATAAAGAATGATGGTGTGGTTGAAATGGAAACAGGTCTttgagagccacattgagaaTATCTCTGTTTTTCGTGGACATTTCTTTGGCATTAATACAACAGCTATAGAAGTGCAGCTTTTACttattcattttaatgtcaCTTTAGATCGGTTGGCTCTAAACAGAAGGCTGTAGCCCTTCAGTATTTACTAATGTGTGACATTTAAAGGTTGGGCAGACAGCGCTGACTTGCTAACGGCAGGATTAGGTCAGATATTAAGGAATATTTGCTTTGTTATGGACATTTGTggtttagatgagaagatttatACCACTCAGGTGACTGTGCCCAGACAACAAAGTTGATGAACAAAATGCAACATGCTTATTTGTGGAGGTGCTTgcaggtggattttgttacgtTTATTCAGAGCTAGTCGTCGCCATATTTAGCCCACAGACATGATGGTGGCATCATTCTTCTCGTCTAATgctcggcaagaaagcaaatggGCGTATTCCCTAAATGGTTGAACTCTTCTATTTAGTCTGTCGTGCAGCTGTTGAGGTCTGAATAAATTGTAGTCTCCTCTGGTGAACGAACCCTTTTGGAGATTGATGTTCTGGCTGGACAAAAAAGTAGCTTCTGAGCTCACCAAACTAATGAGGAGTATGCCCGTTTTACTCTGTTACTTTAATCTCGCTTCACCAGAATCTCTTTTGTGTAATGTTGGTTAACTGGTAGTCTTACAGCACAGTTTGGTTTTCCAATTCTTGCTCCAGTAGCTCTCATCACCAGGGTTAGTCAGCCTCCTGCTCATAATGCACATTTGTTTCTAACGTTTCTGTCTTGATGTAATTAATCCGAacgtgtttgatgtagtgtgggGCCATGGATTGTTTGTTTCAGAACCATGCGTGTTGATGTTAGGACTAACAATGTGATTGAGATCAGGTGCCAGGACAGGACATCATGCCTACTAATAGCTCTGTTCAACCTCTGTGGCCCTAAATGTACAGGAGCTCTCTTATGGGTGGCAGCACGCTTCATGTCTGACACGAGCCATAATTTGAGCCTCTCACTGTTAGTGTGGTGCAGgttccaccacacacacacctttgcacatcatcacacacgtacacacacattcaaacacacttacacacatacacacacataatccatgtactgtagtatacagtatatttacacatctatatatatcagATCAAGCATGACAAAAGCAGGTCTTAAGTTCAGCACTATTGTACAAAGCATCCAAAGTGTAATAAGGATATAAAATGTAAGTTTGTGTGTCTTCATTATTATTGACTGTCTTCTACAGGCCAGCATTAAGGATACTAATATCATGTTTGAATATGTAGTAAAAGGCCCTGTGTGTAGACCTGGAAAAAGTACAAGAACTGGTCTTAATGGTCGCATGCTAGCGCCACACTTTCCCATCTACACAAGGTGTCTGCTGCAGAGGAGACTCATCAGTTTCAGTGGTAGTAGCTGCGTTTTTTTAAGGGAACATGTACTGAACTAGCACTGATCTGATTACTCCATTGTGGGAGTACAAGTGGGTCTTGGTGAACGCCACTCGCTTCCTGTCATCAC from Cottoperca gobio chromosome 17, fCotGob3.1, whole genome shotgun sequence carries:
- the abhd17aa gene encoding abhydrolase domain containing 17A, depalmitoylase a, which translates into the protein MNGLSIRELCCLFCCPPCPSRIAAKLAFLPPEPTYALLPDPDPSSGAGTAPGSSSGAAQPSLGAPGLRSRLGGIAGGGVAGGGGAGGGGAAGGGGGGSSGWSEGKWKLHLTERAEFQYSQRELDVTDVFLTRSSRGNRVGCMYIRCAPNARFTVLFSHGNAVDLGQMSSFYIGLGTRINCNIFSYDYSGYGVSTGKPSEKNLYADIDAAWHALRSRYGISPENIILYGQSIGTVPTVDLASRFECAAVVLHSPLTSGMRVAFPDTKKTYCFDAFPNIEKVSKIPSPVLIIHGTEDEVIDFSHGLALFERCPKAVEPLWVEGAGHNDIELYSQYLERLRRFINQDLAAQHA